One window of Pseudochaenichthys georgianus chromosome 18, fPseGeo1.2, whole genome shotgun sequence genomic DNA carries:
- the ntn5 gene encoding netrin-1, which yields MMFLSFSPPPSTSTPFFPVFLLLLLFLPSSLVSSSLSHTPLSWTSPHDPCYYLDGRPRHCLSEFINAAYGIPADASHSLQAHDHDSNISSLTDLHNPHNLTCWMARGGPDTGEWAITLPLGRRFDITYISLQFCQHGEPSDPISISILKSMDHGRSWRPMQHYSNDCLGNFGLPSQTVAQTRQQETEPLCSDPRPLQKQRGGMVLAFSTLDGRPSSSDFDYSHTLQDWVTATDIRVVFHQVSKAPKIVNSDKKGEVRWRDRVEDDRGTGLPRWRPGYKGRTGDQVDKLSTDNTLGIFDRDIRGRNKEEKVDKHPRRGHYKESGQDEDGHNVTSKEGEDSFSTDTLTSSKKGGKARGRGRKKENNPWLPCPNGGCTWTVEGQSRNNRGRELRKRRNNNLNAKQSSRNLQLAPPSALRLPLALSDLQVGGRCKCNGHASKCRRDDTRKAVCVCEHHTAGPDCDVCEDFYCDRPWHRATPTHPNPCVACECNGHSTKCRFSMEVFQQSGRHSGGVCQKCRHHTAGRHCQYCQNGYTRDQSVPMNHRKACQPCECHPLGAVDRWCNHTSGQCLCREGVTGPRCNRCAPGYKQGKSPLRPCIRIQEVAPTPVFQPQYSIAEECVSYCQPSQVKVRMNLETYCLKDFVLKVQVRGMERSGPWWQFSISVQTVFRAGSKSRIRKGQQSLWVPDRDLGCGCPSLHVGRTFLLIGAEEGERERGLGPEESRLVADRSTLALQWREHWSPKLRGFRGQDKRGRCPPKSPHEHHHHRERTNPQSGYIPPHLLTEKPSEDTHVDTHIEDTQTSVVPHTQSHRQVKPTEETPSPTPTLVCSTQGPVHRET from the exons ATGATGTTCCTGTCCTTTTCCCCTCCCCCTTCCACTTCCACTCCTTTCTTCCCTGTTTTCCTTCTGCTCCTTCTTTTCCTTCCTTCGTCCCTCGTTTCCTCTTCCCTTTCCCACACCCCGTTGAGCTGGACCTCGCCTCATGACCCCTGCTACTACCTTGACGGTCGACCGCGACACTGCCTGTCTGAGTTCATCAACGCCGCCTATGGAATCCCCGCCGATGCTAGCCACTCGCTACAAGCACATGACCATGACAGCAACATCTCCAGCTTAACGGACCTCCACAACCCCCACAACCTCACCTGCTGGATGGCTCGCGGAGGACCTGACACCGGAGAATGGGCCATCACGCTACCTCTGGGCCGCCGCTTTGATATTACCTACATAAGTTTGCAGTTTTGCCAACACGGGGAGCCATCGGACCCGATCTCTATCTCGATCCTGAAGTCCATGGACCACGGGCGCTCCTGGAGGCCGATGCAGCACTACTCCAACGACTGCCTTGGGAACTTTGGGTTGCCCTCCCAGACAGTGGCCCAGACAAGGCAGCAAGAGACGGAGCCCCTCTGCTCAGACCCTCGTCCTTTACAAAAGCAGCGGGGTGGCATGGTGTTAGCCTTCTCCACCCTGGACGGACGGCCATCTTCTTCTGACTTTGACTACAGCCACACCCTCCAGGACTGGGTGACGGCCACAGACATCCGAGTAGTCTTCCACCAGGTGTCCAAAGCACCCAAGATAGTGAACTCTGATAAGAAAGGGGAAGTGCGATGGCGGGATCGTGTAGAAGATGACAGAGGGACTGGGCTTCCGAGGTGGAGACCGGGCTACAAGGGGCGCACTGGAGATCAGGTGGACAAGTTAAGCACAGACAATACACTGGGAATTTTCGACAGAGATATAAGGGGGAGGAACAAAGAGGAGAAAGTGGACAAACACCCAAGGAGGGGTCATTATAAAGAATCAGGGCAAGACGAAGATGGACACAATGTGACCAGCAAAGAAGGTGAGGATAGTTTCAGCACGGACACGCTCACTTCTTCAAAGAAAGGCGGGAAAGCCAGAGGGCGTGGCCGCAAGAAGGAAAACAATCCTTGGCTACCTTGCCCCAATGGAGGTTGTACTTGGACAGTTGAGGGGCAGAGCAGGAACAACAGGGGGAGGgaactgaggaagaggaggaacaaTAACCTCAACGCAAAACAAAGCTCCAGGAATCTGCAGTTGGCCCCACCCTCTGCTCTCCGACTTCCTTTGGCGCTTTCGGACTTGCAAGTTGGCGGCAGGTGTAAATGCAACGGACACGCTTCCAAGTGTCGCCGCGACGACACCAGaaaggcagtgtgtgtgtgcgagcatCACACAGCAGGACCCGACTGTGATGTGTGTGAGGATTTCTACTGCGACCGGCCGTGGCATCGAGCTACACCCACGCACCCAAACCCCTGCGTTG CCTGTGAGTGTAACGGCCACTCAACCAAGTGCCGCTTCagcatggaggtgtttcagCAGTCGGGCCGGCACAGTGGAGGTGTGTGTCAGAAGTGTCGGCACCACACGGCCGGACGACACTGCCAATACTGCCAGAACGGATACACCCGCGACCAGAGCGTACCAATGAACCACCGCAAGGCCTGCCAAC CATGTGAGTGCCATCCTTTGGGAGCAGTGGATCGATGGTGTAACCACACATCAGGTCAATGTCTGTGTCGAGAAGGGGTGACCGGCCCCCGGTGTAACCGCTGTGCTCCGGGATACAAACAGGGCAAGTCCCCTCTGCGGCCCTGCATAC GAATTCAAGAGGTCGCTCCGACACCAGTGTTTCAACCTCAGTACAGCATAG CGGAGGAGTGTGTTTCATACTGCCAGCCTTCTCAGGTCAAAGTCAGGATGAACTTGGAGACCTATTGTCTGAAGGACTTCG TGCTGAAGGTGCAGGTGCGAGGGATGGAGCGTTCAGGTCCCTGGTGGCAGTTCTCCATCTCGGTCCAAACCGTCTTCCGGGCAGGGTCCAAATCCCGCATCCGAAAGGGCCAGCAGTCCCTCTGGGTCCCCGACCGAGACCTGGGCTGCGGCTGCCCCTCCCTCCACGTGGGCCGGACCTTCCTGCTGATCGGTGCGGAGGAGGGGGAGCGGGAGCGGGGCTTGGGCCCGGAGGAGAGTCGCCTGGTGGCGGACCGCTCCACCCTGGCCCTCCAGTGGCGGGAACACTGGAGCCCCAAACTCAGGGGCTTTCGGGGGCAGGACAAGAGGGGCCGCTGCCCGCCGAAATCCCCCCACGAGCACCACCATCACAGGGAGCGAACAAACCCCCAGTCTGGGTACATCCCCCCTCACCTGCTGACTGAGAAACCAAGTGAGGACACACACGTGGACACACACATAGAGGACACTCAAACATCAGTGgtgccacacacacagtccCACAGACAGGTGAAACCCACAGAGGAGACCCCATCGCCTACCCCCACTCTGGTTTGCTCCACTCAAGGTCCTGTTCACAGAGAGACATAA